One region of Culex pipiens pallens isolate TS chromosome 2, TS_CPP_V2, whole genome shotgun sequence genomic DNA includes:
- the LOC120428197 gene encoding peptidyl-prolyl cis-trans isomerase 6-like, producing the protein MLGRMNLRSFRDTAAGMSKPLLGSALKGSNSFDVTRNLAGRQHFHRIISVFMIQGGNLTRGDGTGGRSIYGERLAAGWLSMANTSKDSNGSQSFITVATSRLDGC; encoded by the exons ATGTTGGGACGGATGAATCTCAGAAGTTTCCGGGATACGGCAGCCGGAATGAGCAAACCGCTTCTAGGAAGCGCTCTTAAAG GTTCAAACAGTTTTGATGTCACTCGGAATCTTGCCGGAAGGCAGCACTTCCACCGCATCATCTCGGTATTTATGATCCAGGGTGGAAACCTTACGCGCGGAGACGGAACCGGCGGACGGTCCATCTACGGCGAGCGCTTAGCCGCCGGATGGCTGTCGATGGCTAACACCAGCAAGGACTCCAACGGATCGCAGTCCTTCATCACGGTCGCGACTAGCCGGCTGGACGGATGCTGA